In the genome of Populus nigra chromosome 9, ddPopNigr1.1, whole genome shotgun sequence, one region contains:
- the LOC133703441 gene encoding endoplasmic reticulum oxidoreductin-1-like isoform X1 — protein MVKKNESFKPKQESKKERKRWSSWGLIGALVAVALAVVVAVTVSLMTASRIGSLINSNNKSCQCPSSQDSGKYKGVIEGCCCDYESVDSVNGEVLHPLLQELVTTPFFRYFKVKLWCDCPFWPDDGMCHLRDCSVCECPENEFPEPLKKPFLYGLPADDVACQEGNPQAAVDRTLDSRAFKGWIETDNAWTNDDETDNDEMTYVNLLLNPERYTGYVGPSARRIWDAIYSENCPKFPADPSGEMCQEKKVLYKLISGLHSSISIHIAVDYLLDESTNKWGQNPELMYDRVLRHPDRVRNLYFTFLFVLRAVTKAADYLEQAEYDTGNHTEDLETQSLVRQLLHNPKLQAACPLPFDEAKLWQGQSGPELKQQIQKQFRNISALMDCVGCEKCRLWGKLQVLGLGTALKILFSVDGQNQPSESLQLQRNEVIALVNLLSRLSESIKYVCEQGPSIEKTMERQISDPSETKYASVSALVREIISIASHC, from the exons GCAAGAAGGAGAGAAAGAGATGGAGTTCATGGGGGTTGATCGGGGCATTAGTGGCAGTTGCTCTGGCAGTTGTTGTAGCTGTTACTGTTTCTCTAATGACCGCTTCAAGGATTGGTTCTTTGATTAACAGCAATAACAAGTCATGTCAATGCCCTTCTTCTCAG GATTCAGGGAAATATAAGGGAGTGATTGAGGGTTGTTGTTGTGATTATGAGAGTGTAGATAGTGTAAATGGAGAGGTGTTGCATCCTTTGCTTCAAGAGCTTGTTACAACACCGTTTTTTCGGTATTTTAAG GTTAAATTGTGGTGTGACTGCCCTTTCTGGCCCGATGATGGTATGTGCCACTTGCGTGATTGCAGTGTTTGTGAATGCCCAGAAAACGAGTTCCCAGAACCTCTTAAGAAGCCATTCCTCTATGGTCTTCCAGCAGATGATGTGGCGTGTCAAGAGGGAAATCCACAGGCTGCTGTTGATCGCACATTAGACAGTAGAGCTTTTAAAGGATGGATAGAGACAGATAATGCATGGACAAATGATGACGAGACTGATAATG ATGAGATGACGTATGTGAATCTCTTATTGAATCCGGAACGCTACACTGGTTATGTTGGTCCATCAGCTAGAAGAATATGGGATGCTATTTACTCAGAGAATTGCCCAAAAT TTCCTGCAGATCCATCGGGAGAGATGTGCCAGGAGAAAAAagtattatacaaattaatatcTGGCCTCCACTCTTCCATTTCAATCCATATAGCTGTTGACTATCTTCTTGATGAGAGCACCAATAAG TGGGGTCAGAACCCGGAATTGATGTATGATCGTGTTCTCAGACATCCGGATCGTGTCAGAAACTTGTACTTCACATTCCTCTTTGTTTTGCGTGCCGTGACTAAA GCAGCAGATTACCTGGAGCAGGCTGAGTATGACACTGGTAACCATACAGAGGACCTAGAGACACAGTCTTTAGTGAGGCAGTTACTTCACAACCCCAAACTCCAAGCTGCTTGTCCTCTTCCATTTGATGAAGCTAAGTTATGGCAAGGTCAAAGTGGACCTGAACTGAAGCAGCAAATTCAAAAGCAATTCAGAAATATTAG TGCATTGATGGACTGTGTTGGCTGTGAGAAGTGTAGACTCTGGGGGAAACTTCAGGTTCTTGGCCTTGGTACTGCATTGAAGATCCTCTTTTCTGTTGATGGTCAAAATCAGCCAAGCGAATCT CTCCAACTACAACGAAATGAAGTGATTGCTCTGGTAAATTTGCTCAGTCGACTCTCAGAATCTATAAAATACGTTTGTGAACAGGGACCTTCAATTGAGAAGACCATGGAGAGACAGATATCAGATCCTTCTGAAACCAAGTATGCCTCTGTTTCGGCTTTG GTTAGGGAAATCATCAGCATAGCAAGTCATTGTTAG
- the LOC133703441 gene encoding endoplasmic reticulum oxidoreductin-1-like isoform X2 produces the protein MVKKNESFKPKQESKKERKRWSSWGLIGALVAVALAVVVAVTVSLMTASRIGSLINSNNKSCQCPSSQDSGKYKGVIEGCCCDYESVDSVNGEVLHPLLQELVTTPFFRYFKVKLWCDCPFWPDDGMCHLRDCSVCECPENEFPEPLKKPFLYGLPADDVACQEGNPQAAVDRTLDSRAFKGWIETDNAWTNDDETDNDEMTYVNLLLNPERYTGYVGPSARRIWDAIYSENCPKYPSGEMCQEKKVLYKLISGLHSSISIHIAVDYLLDESTNKWGQNPELMYDRVLRHPDRVRNLYFTFLFVLRAVTKAADYLEQAEYDTGNHTEDLETQSLVRQLLHNPKLQAACPLPFDEAKLWQGQSGPELKQQIQKQFRNISALMDCVGCEKCRLWGKLQVLGLGTALKILFSVDGQNQPSESLQLQRNEVIALVNLLSRLSESIKYVCEQGPSIEKTMERQISDPSETKYASVSALVREIISIASHC, from the exons GCAAGAAGGAGAGAAAGAGATGGAGTTCATGGGGGTTGATCGGGGCATTAGTGGCAGTTGCTCTGGCAGTTGTTGTAGCTGTTACTGTTTCTCTAATGACCGCTTCAAGGATTGGTTCTTTGATTAACAGCAATAACAAGTCATGTCAATGCCCTTCTTCTCAG GATTCAGGGAAATATAAGGGAGTGATTGAGGGTTGTTGTTGTGATTATGAGAGTGTAGATAGTGTAAATGGAGAGGTGTTGCATCCTTTGCTTCAAGAGCTTGTTACAACACCGTTTTTTCGGTATTTTAAG GTTAAATTGTGGTGTGACTGCCCTTTCTGGCCCGATGATGGTATGTGCCACTTGCGTGATTGCAGTGTTTGTGAATGCCCAGAAAACGAGTTCCCAGAACCTCTTAAGAAGCCATTCCTCTATGGTCTTCCAGCAGATGATGTGGCGTGTCAAGAGGGAAATCCACAGGCTGCTGTTGATCGCACATTAGACAGTAGAGCTTTTAAAGGATGGATAGAGACAGATAATGCATGGACAAATGATGACGAGACTGATAATG ATGAGATGACGTATGTGAATCTCTTATTGAATCCGGAACGCTACACTGGTTATGTTGGTCCATCAGCTAGAAGAATATGGGATGCTATTTACTCAGAGAATTGCCCAAAAT ATCCATCGGGAGAGATGTGCCAGGAGAAAAAagtattatacaaattaatatcTGGCCTCCACTCTTCCATTTCAATCCATATAGCTGTTGACTATCTTCTTGATGAGAGCACCAATAAG TGGGGTCAGAACCCGGAATTGATGTATGATCGTGTTCTCAGACATCCGGATCGTGTCAGAAACTTGTACTTCACATTCCTCTTTGTTTTGCGTGCCGTGACTAAA GCAGCAGATTACCTGGAGCAGGCTGAGTATGACACTGGTAACCATACAGAGGACCTAGAGACACAGTCTTTAGTGAGGCAGTTACTTCACAACCCCAAACTCCAAGCTGCTTGTCCTCTTCCATTTGATGAAGCTAAGTTATGGCAAGGTCAAAGTGGACCTGAACTGAAGCAGCAAATTCAAAAGCAATTCAGAAATATTAG TGCATTGATGGACTGTGTTGGCTGTGAGAAGTGTAGACTCTGGGGGAAACTTCAGGTTCTTGGCCTTGGTACTGCATTGAAGATCCTCTTTTCTGTTGATGGTCAAAATCAGCCAAGCGAATCT CTCCAACTACAACGAAATGAAGTGATTGCTCTGGTAAATTTGCTCAGTCGACTCTCAGAATCTATAAAATACGTTTGTGAACAGGGACCTTCAATTGAGAAGACCATGGAGAGACAGATATCAGATCCTTCTGAAACCAAGTATGCCTCTGTTTCGGCTTTG GTTAGGGAAATCATCAGCATAGCAAGTCATTGTTAG
- the LOC133703441 gene encoding endoplasmic reticulum oxidoreductin-1-like isoform X3, translating into MVKKNESFKPKQESKKERKRWSSWGLIGALVAVALAVVVAVTVSLMTASRIGSLINSNNKSCQCPSSQDSGKYKGVIEGCCCDYESVDSVNGEVLHPLLQELVTTPFFRYFKVKLWCDCPFWPDDGMCHLRDCSVCECPENEFPEPLKKPFLYGLPADDVACQEGNPQAAVDRTLDSRAFKGWIETDNAWTNDDETDNDEMTYVNLLLNPERYTGYVGPSARRIWDAIYSENCPKFPADPSGEMCQEKKVLYKLISGLHSSISIHIAVDYLLDESTNKWGQNPELMYDRVLRHPDRVRNLYFTFLFVLRAVTKAADYLEQAEYDTGNHTEDLETQSLVRQLLHNPKLQAACPLPFDEAKLWQGQSGPELKQQIQKQFRNISALMDCVGCEKCRLWGKLQVLGLGTALKILFSVDGQNQPSESLQLQRNEVIALVNLLSRLSESIKYVCEQGPSIEKTMERQISDPSETKLGKSSA; encoded by the exons GCAAGAAGGAGAGAAAGAGATGGAGTTCATGGGGGTTGATCGGGGCATTAGTGGCAGTTGCTCTGGCAGTTGTTGTAGCTGTTACTGTTTCTCTAATGACCGCTTCAAGGATTGGTTCTTTGATTAACAGCAATAACAAGTCATGTCAATGCCCTTCTTCTCAG GATTCAGGGAAATATAAGGGAGTGATTGAGGGTTGTTGTTGTGATTATGAGAGTGTAGATAGTGTAAATGGAGAGGTGTTGCATCCTTTGCTTCAAGAGCTTGTTACAACACCGTTTTTTCGGTATTTTAAG GTTAAATTGTGGTGTGACTGCCCTTTCTGGCCCGATGATGGTATGTGCCACTTGCGTGATTGCAGTGTTTGTGAATGCCCAGAAAACGAGTTCCCAGAACCTCTTAAGAAGCCATTCCTCTATGGTCTTCCAGCAGATGATGTGGCGTGTCAAGAGGGAAATCCACAGGCTGCTGTTGATCGCACATTAGACAGTAGAGCTTTTAAAGGATGGATAGAGACAGATAATGCATGGACAAATGATGACGAGACTGATAATG ATGAGATGACGTATGTGAATCTCTTATTGAATCCGGAACGCTACACTGGTTATGTTGGTCCATCAGCTAGAAGAATATGGGATGCTATTTACTCAGAGAATTGCCCAAAAT TTCCTGCAGATCCATCGGGAGAGATGTGCCAGGAGAAAAAagtattatacaaattaatatcTGGCCTCCACTCTTCCATTTCAATCCATATAGCTGTTGACTATCTTCTTGATGAGAGCACCAATAAG TGGGGTCAGAACCCGGAATTGATGTATGATCGTGTTCTCAGACATCCGGATCGTGTCAGAAACTTGTACTTCACATTCCTCTTTGTTTTGCGTGCCGTGACTAAA GCAGCAGATTACCTGGAGCAGGCTGAGTATGACACTGGTAACCATACAGAGGACCTAGAGACACAGTCTTTAGTGAGGCAGTTACTTCACAACCCCAAACTCCAAGCTGCTTGTCCTCTTCCATTTGATGAAGCTAAGTTATGGCAAGGTCAAAGTGGACCTGAACTGAAGCAGCAAATTCAAAAGCAATTCAGAAATATTAG TGCATTGATGGACTGTGTTGGCTGTGAGAAGTGTAGACTCTGGGGGAAACTTCAGGTTCTTGGCCTTGGTACTGCATTGAAGATCCTCTTTTCTGTTGATGGTCAAAATCAGCCAAGCGAATCT CTCCAACTACAACGAAATGAAGTGATTGCTCTGGTAAATTTGCTCAGTCGACTCTCAGAATCTATAAAATACGTTTGTGAACAGGGACCTTCAATTGAGAAGACCATGGAGAGACAGATATCAGATCCTTCTGAAACCAA GTTAGGGAAATCATCAGCATAG
- the LOC133703440 gene encoding kinesin-like protein KIN-14Q, producing the protein MEDSNSTNEQPPHWHDPLLLTDVHHQQQHNTSPLSCSSKTGLISSKSQTLAMVDSDSNEDMCWQESQSVESVTMKKLIDRVENDAIDGRSMLGFSLTSPDLVICAGSPDISRTGYGDSPELLDGNKCSIELSLENGIDGSDMKDSIKTPCVKFSSVFQTFNKELSPESSFELLPQQEKEEKLVKDFVPGVCINAGCTDRAVVFGGVEFLGDDCFLGGDTVRTDATIGDGQDGGLSLYQTARYGNFSYCFRALEPGNYDVSLHLAEIVFTDGPPGLRVFDVFVQEKKVMSCLDIYAQVGANKPLVVSGLEAFVEGDEGLLIRFEGVMGKPIVCGISVTKDFSANIGEARLLKPIGMSQVAECDSPKDNGHLEVEGDYQKLLRDHEFQRRELTEMRRAMDELKRENRLKSRECQDALKSLRELQNELMRKSMHVGSLAFAIEGQVKEKGRWFTSLRDLTRKLKIMKMEHIKLSEEALAYKNCVVDMDEIRSTILSKMKQQVDLHEDLKIKFVEGAKERKELYNKVLELKGNIRVFCRCRPLKSEEVAAGALMTIDFESAKDGELTVMSNGLPKKTFKFDAVFGPQANQADVFEDTAPFASSVLDGYNVCIFAYGQTGTGKTFTMEGTEEDRGVNFRTLEQVFHMIKEREKLFRYDVSVSVLEVYNEQIKDLLVSDSQPGVAAKRLEIRQAGDGLHHVPGLVEAKVHNMSEVWQVLRTGSNARAVGSTNANEHSSRSHCIHCVMVKGENLLNGECTKSKLWLVDLAGSERIAKTEVQGERLKETQNINKSLSALGDVISALATKSPHIPFRNSKLTHLLQDSLGGDSKTLMFLQISPNENDLGETLCSLNFASRVRGIELGPAKRQMDNAELLRYKQMAEKSKQDLKSKDVQIKKLEDTINGLDLKTKEKDFKYKILQDKVKELEAQLLVERKLARQHVDTKIAEQQQTKQQQDEQIIAPPRPPLACRILGSNKNFDEPVNGALNKEQINLTLPPMGNTSYKSTIPLPSTEGVVKLTDSTEKENNPAMADQPRLLKRTGRASICTTARHVLAAPAPRRNSMIPLPSVPSIPSSFPLCQVDMKEDSEGSETNCLPEQTQCDSPKEIRYGSKRISTMLKRSLQKKVNMKSPLQQHMRRGGINVGMEKVRVSIGSRGRTAHRVLLGNGRRTGMRETQQKQMLGEKERRWNSGTVARTPV; encoded by the exons ATGGAAGATAGTAATAGTACTAATGAGCAACCTCCTCATTGGCATGACCCCCTTCTCCTGACTGATGTACACCACCAACAACAACATAATACCAGCCCTCTCTCTTGCTCTTCAA AGACTGGACTCATTTCTTCGAAGTCTCAAACTTTGGCCATGGTAGATTCAGATTCAAATGAAG ATATGTGTTGGCAAGAAAGCCAAAGCGTAGAATCAGTTACTATGAAAAAACTGATAGACCGAGTTGAGAATGATGCGATTGATG GTAGGTCCATGTTAGGGTTTTCATTAACATCTCCTGATCTGGTCATTTGTGCTGGTTCACCTGATATATCCAGAACTGGATATGGAGATTCTCCTGAATTATTGGATGGCAACAAGTGTTCAATTGAGCTTTCTTTGGAGAATGGTATTGATGGGTCTGATATGAAAGACTCTATTAAAACTCCATGTGTAAAGTTTTCTTCTGTGTTTCAAACATTCAACAAAGAGTTGTCTCCTGAATCTTCGTTTGAGCTCCTTCCAcagcaagaaaaagaagagaaattggTGAAAGATTTTGTTCCTGGTGTGTGCATTAATGCAGGATGCACTGATAGGGCTGTGGTTTTTGGGGGTGTTGAGTTTTTAGGGGATGATTGTTTTCTGGGTGGTGATACTGTAAGGACTGATGCTACAATTGGGGATGGACAGGATGGGGGTCTTTCTCTTTACCAAACGGCACGGTATGGTAACTTCTCGTATTGTTTTCGGGCGCTGGAGCCTGGGAATTATGATGTGAGTCTGCACCTTGCAGAAATTGTATTCACTGATGGCCCTCCTGGGCTAAGagtatttgatgtttttgtacAAGAGAAGAAG GTTATGTCATGCCTCGACATATATGCACAAGTAGGCGCAAATAAACCTCTGGTTGTATCTGGCCTTGAAGCTTTCGTAGAGGGTGATGAGGGCTTGTTGATTAGATTTGAAGGAGTGATGGGAAAACCGATTGTATGTGGCATTTCTGTTACAAAAGATTTTTCTGCTA ATATTGGAGAAGCTAGATTACTAAAACCTATAGGAATGTCTCAAGTAGCGGAGTGCGATTCGCCCAAA GATAATGGTCACCTTGAGGTGGAAGGGGATTATCAGAAGCTACTGAGAGATCACGAGTTTCAGAGAAGGGAATTAACAGAGATGAGGAGGGCAATGGATGAACTTAAGAGGGAAAACCGACTTAAGAGCAGGGAATGCCAAGATGCTCTGAAGTCATTACGGGAGCTCCAAAATGAGCTCATGCGCAAGTCGATGCATGTTGGGTCCTTGG CCTTTGCCATTGAGGGACAAGTGAAAGAGAAGGGTAGGTGGTTCACATCATTGAGAGACTTGACAAGAAAACTGAAG ATTATGAAAATGGAGCACATCAAGCTATCAGAGGAGGCACTGGCATACAAGAATTGTGTTGTAGATATGGACGAGATAAGGTCTACTATTCTGTCCAAAA TGAAGCAGCAAGTAGATTTGCATGAGGATCTAAAGATTAAATTTGTTGAAGGAGCAAAGGAGAGAAAGGAACTGTACAATAAGGTTCTAGAGTTGAAAg GAAACATTAGGGTGTTTTGCCGGTGTCGGCCTCTAAAATCCGAAGAAGTGGCAGCCGGAGCTTTAATGACTATTGATTTTGAATCTGCTAAGGATGGTGAGCTAACTGTTATGTCAAATGGACTTCCAAAAAAGACCTTCAAGTTTGATGCTGTTTTTGGCCCCCAAGCAAACCAAG CTGATGTTTTTGAAGACACTGCTCCATTTGCAAGCTCGGTCTTGGATGGGTACAACGTCTGTATTTTTGCATATGGACAGACGGGGACTGGAAAAACTTTTACAATGGAGGGTACAGAAGAAGATCGTGGAGTAAATTTTAGGACTCTTGAGCAAGTTTTTCATATGATTAAGGAGAGAGAGAAGCTATTTCGATATGATGTATCTGTAAGCGTTCTTGAAGTTTATAACGAGCAAATAAAAGATTTGCTGGTGTCAGACTCTCAGCCAGGAGTGGCTGCGAAGAG GCTAGAAATAAGACAAGCTGGTGATGGGCTACATCATGTCCCTGGGCTGGTTGAGGCAAAGGTACACAACATGAGTGAGGTTTGGCAAGTACTAAGAACTGGTAGTAATGCAAGGGCAGTTGGCTCTACCAATGCTAATGAGCACAGCAGCCGATCTCACTG CATACACTGTGTTATGGTGAAGGGAGAGAATTTATTGAACGGGGAATGCACAAAGAGCAAGTTATGGTTGGTTGACCTAGCAGGAAGTGAGAGGATAGCGAAGACAGAAGTGCAAGGAGAGCGGTTGAAGGAaactcaaaatattaataaatcctTATCTGCACTCGGTGATGTCATATCTGCTCTCGCAACTAAAAGCCCTCATATCCCATTcag AAATTCAAAGCTCACGCACCTTCTTCAAGACTCCCTAG GAGGAGATTCAAAGACACTTATGTTTCTACAGATCAGCCCTAATGAGAATGACCTAGGTGAGACTCTATGCTCGCTCAATTTTGCAAGCAGAGTTAGAGGGATAGAGTTGGGGCCTGCAAAGAGACAGATGGACAATGCTGAACTTCTGAGATACAAGCAGATG GCTGAGAAATCAAAGCAAGATTTGAAAAGCAAAGATGTGCAAATAAAGAAGTTGGAGGATACAATCAATGGACTGGACTTgaagacaaaagaaaaggacttTAAATATAAGATCTTGCAAGATAAG GTAAAGGAGCTTGAGGCTCAGCTCCTAGTTGAAAGGAAGCTGGCTCGCCAGCATGTGGACACAAAGATTGCCGAgcaacaacaaacaaaacagcAGCAAGATGAGCAAATTATTGCACCGCCTAGGCCGCCGCTTGCATGCCGAATATTAGGGAGTAACAAGAATTTTGATGAACCTGTGAATGGTGCGTTGAACAAAGAACAGATAAATCTGACTCTGCCACCAATGGGGAACACCAGTTACAAATCCACAATCCCCCTTCCCTCAACAGAGGGGGTTGTCAAGTTGACTGACTctactgaaaaagaaaacaaccctGCCATGGCTGATCAACCACGATTGCTGAAGAGGACTGGCAGAGCCTCAATTTGTACAACAGCAAGACACGTCCTAGCAGCCCCAGCTCCAAGGCGGAACTCAATGATTCCACTCCCAAGTGTACCGAGTATACCAAGTTCATTTCCATTATGTCAAGTGGATATGAAAGAAGATTCGGAAGGGTCTGAAACAAACTGTTTGCCTGAGCAGACACAATGCGACAGCCCTAAAGAAATCAGATATGGCTCCAAGCGGATAAGCACCATGTTGAAACGAAGCCTTCAAAAGAAAGTTAACATGAAGTCCCCACTGCAGCAACATATGAGAAGAGGTGGTATAAATGTCGGGATGGAGAAGGTTAGAGTCTCTATTGGAAGTCGAGGCAGGACCGCACATCGGGTATTGCTAGGAAATGGTAGAAGAACAGGAATGAGGGAAACTCAGCAGAAGCAGATGctaggagaaaaggaaaggaggtGGAATAGTGGAACAGTGGCAAGAACTCCAGTCTAA